A stretch of Lathyrus oleraceus cultivar Zhongwan6 chromosome 6, CAAS_Psat_ZW6_1.0, whole genome shotgun sequence DNA encodes these proteins:
- the LOC127095638 gene encoding uncharacterized protein LOC127095638 — translation MPLRNIQEVEIFDVWGIDFMGPFPSSMGNKYILVVVDYVSKWIETIASPTNDTRVVIKLFKNNIFPRFGVLRLVIGDSGSHFISKTFDKILDKYGVKHRVATPYHPQTSGQVKVSNREIKQILEKTVSISKKDWSQKLKEALWAYRTAYKTPIGTTSYQLVYGKSFHLPFELEHKVYWAIKTLNLDYLVAGEKRILDIHKLEELRLNAYENAIIYKERTKAWHDKRIVSCLITLRSISPLTVFFRMQSFDDMHVAFRDEIQRKHYAILSERPMLPTRYPDPDFMETLGLEASVSFQIGYINFRLFGIEYTFNHKEFAELLGFQYGPDAMPGITLGYFIQDEIDKF, via the exons ATGCCATTAAGAAATATCCAAGAAGTAGAAATCTTCGATGTTTGGGGGattgattttatgggaccttTTCCATCATCAATGGGAAATAAATATATCTTAGTAGTTGTtgactatgtgtctaagtggattgagACTATAGCCTCACCtacaaatgacacacgagtagtgattaaaTTATTCAAAAATAACATTTTCCCTAGATTTGGAGTACTGCGCCTTGTTATAGGTGACAGTGGATCACATTTCATATCCAAAACTTTTGATAAAATTTTAGATAAATATGGAGTTaagcatagagtagcaacaccatatcacccgCAGACTAGTGGACAAGTGAAAGTGTCAAATAGGGAGATTAAACAAATCTTAGAGAAAACGGTTTCAATATCTAAAAAAGATTGGTCTCAAAAGCTTaaagaagcattatgggcctatagaaccgcttaTAAAACCCCTATAGGAACCACCTCGTACCAATTAGTTTACGGAAAATCTTTTCACTTACCTTTTGAGCTAGAACACAAAGtctattgggccattaaaaccctgaatttggattacctagtAGCCGGTGAAAAGCGCATtctagacattcataaattagagGAACTACGTCTCAATGCTTATGAAAATGCCATAATATATAAAGAAAGAACCAAAGCGTGGCATGATAAGAGAATT GTTTCATGTCTCATTACTCTCCGTAGCATTTCTCCACTAACCGTATTTTTCAGGATGCAGAGTTTCGATGATATGCATGTTGCGTTCAGAGACGAAATTCAGAGAAAGCATTATGCGATCCTATCTGAGCGTCCCATGTTACCCACTAGGTACCCTGACCCTGATTTCATGGAAACCTTAGGTCTTGAGGCAAGTGTGAG CTTTCAGATAGGCTATATTAACTTCAGATTGTTTGGAATTGAGTACACCTTCAATCATAAGGAGTTTGCTGAGTTACTTGGTTTTCAGTATGGCCCTGATGCTATGCCTGGAATTACTTTAGGCTATTTTATACAGGATGAGATAGACAAATTCTAG